A DNA window from Coffea arabica cultivar ET-39 chromosome 6c, Coffea Arabica ET-39 HiFi, whole genome shotgun sequence contains the following coding sequences:
- the LOC140008727 gene encoding uncharacterized mitochondrial protein AtMg00310-like has product MDARRVHWFSRDKLCYPIAEGGLGFKSFDNMCSAFTCKLWWWLRANDSIWAKFMHQKYVKRVHPNKAAVCRPSLSWRRLVTIREMVERQIRWCLGRGFVDFWHDRWLGKETVAERVGVHDPTNMLAAEFVVHNEWNVSKLL; this is encoded by the coding sequence ATGGATGCCCGGAGAGTTCATTGGTTCTCCCGGGATAAACTATGCTATCCGATTGCGGAGGGGGGCCTTGGGTTTAAGTCGTTCGACAACATGTGCTCTGCATTTACTTGTAAGCTCTGGTGGTGGCTTAGGGCGAATGACTCGATCTGGGCCAAGTTCATGCATCAAAAATATGTCAAGAGAGTGCACCCTAACAAAGCGGCGGTCTGTAGGCCTTCCCTCTCCTGGAGAAGGTTGGTCACAATTCGAGAAATGGTGGAAAGACAGATTCGTTGGTGTCTAGGGAGAGGTTTTGTGGACTTCTGGCACGATAGATGGCTGGGGAAGGAGACTGTGGCGGAGAGGGTTGGTGTTCATGATCCCACTAATATGCTTGCTGCGGAATTCGTTGTCCACAATGAATGGAATGTTTCTAAGCTCCTCTAG